In Lathamus discolor isolate bLatDis1 chromosome 1, bLatDis1.hap1, whole genome shotgun sequence, the following are encoded in one genomic region:
- the LOC136008640 gene encoding uncharacterized protein LOC136008640 isoform X3, producing the protein MANEEEQPSALSDNQVFLLTCIYLPASLLSLLGSGSVLAVTSWRRRCCHIQASPTGCQGWALASAEPQEHHCWVNAQWDREGSRGCRMMPSTQLPTCSQCQAWEGRGCGSSSEPGVMPPASTNAVPCPQLRPLCLLALADLLAAASVLGTATIQVLPAPVFIPAYAACPYGWMLATTFYAISFLMVVVYAFESYRMVHGWRARHMAALQEGSGCLEHLLQELPYVLAWLVPALTLLGQLIARGTSLTDIAPGHLEPIMPQRGNGSHETYSLYCSSCLLLIHRAQDICYEYVSRKDVGLEGKIIFFLYLLLVLSCCTLLYHRVQRRCQRDAAEPLLTLERDGFAGRSPRSGSRVSHYFQLVFLLCWAPAFLLTLLSFTSIKPTSVFALYIATALSTSLQGFLHSLVYGWLRHNFWQEVVGKSLSLQHPRGLRAFYDESLGAVP; encoded by the exons atggccaaCGAGGAGGAGCAGCCGTCGGCTCTGTCGGACAACCAG GTCTTTCTGCTGACGTGCATCTACCTGCCGGCCTCGCTGCTgag CCTCCTGGGCAGTGGATCCGTCCTCGCTGTCACTTCCTGGCGGAGACGATGCTGCCACATCCAGGCGAGTCCCACtggctgccagggatgggcttTGGCCTCAGCTGAGCCCCAGGAACATCACTGCTGGGTTAATGCACAGTGGGacagggaggggagcagggggtgcaggatgatgcccagcacccagctccccaCATGCAGCCAGTGCCAGGCTTGGGAGGGACGTGGCTGTGGCAGCTCTTCAGAGCCGGGGGTGATGCCTCCAGCCAGCACTAATGCTGTCCCCTGTCCCCAGCTTCGTCCCCTTTGCCTCCTCGCCCTGGCAGATCTCCTGGCAGCCGCCTCAGTGCTGGGCACGGCCACCATCCAGGTGCTTCCAGCGCCTGTCTTCATCCCAGCCTATGCTGCCTGCCCCTATGGATGGATGCTGGCCACG ACGTTCTATGCAATCTCGTTCCTGATGGTGGTTGTCTACGCGTTCGAGTCCTACCGCATGGTGCACGGCTGGAGAGCCCGGCAcatggcagctctgcag GAGGGAAGCGGGTGCCTGGAGCATCTGTTGCAGGAGCTGCCCTACGTCCTGGCCTG GCTGGTGCCGGCGCTGACGCTCCTGGGGCAGCTCATTGCCCGCGGTACGTCTCTCACTGACATCGCACCGGGACACCTCGAGCCCATCATGCCACAGAGGGGCAATGGCTCCCATGAGACCTACAGCCTCTACTGCTCCAG ctgcctgctcctcaTCCACCGTGCCCAGGATATCTGCTATGAG TATGTCAGCAGGAAGGACGTGGGCCTGGAGGGGAAAATCATCTTCTTCTTGTAcctgctgctggtgctcagcTGCTGCACG CTCCTGTACCACAGGGTGCAGCGCCGGTGCCAGAGGGACGCCGCGGAGCCACTGCTGACGCTGGAGAGGGACGGCTTTGCAGGCAGGAGCCCCCGCAGTGGCAGCAGAGTTTCCCACTACTTCCAGCTggttttcctgctctgctgggctCCAG CCTTCCTCCTCACCCTCCTCTCCTTCACCAGCATCAAACCTACCTCGGTCTTTGCCCTCTACATTGCCACA GCCCTGAGCACCTCCCTGCAGGGCTTCCTGCACAGCCTGGTCTATGGGTGGCTGAGGCACAACTTCTGGCAGGAGGTGGTGGGCAAgagcctctccctgcagcacccccggGGGCTCAGGGCGTTCTATGATGAGTCCCTGGGGGCTGTTCCCTAA
- the LOC136008640 gene encoding uncharacterized protein LOC136008640 isoform X1 yields MMTRGHQLLDAASSTDAQGCWGSMPCAWCSCCVPATGHWGWSSSQSLLQVFLLTCIYLPASLLSLLGSGSVLAVTSWRRRCCHIQASPTGCQGWALASAEPQEHHCWVNAQWDREGSRGCRMMPSTQLPTCSQCQAWEGRGCGSSSEPGVMPPASTNAVPCPQLRPLCLLALADLLAAASVLGTATIQVLPAPVFIPAYAACPYGWMLATTFYAISFLMVVVYAFESYRMVHGWRARHMAALQEGSGCLEHLLQELPYVLAWLVPALTLLGQLIARGTSLTDIAPGHLEPIMPQRGNGSHETYSLYCSSCLLLIHRAQDICYEYVSRKDVGLEGKIIFFLYLLLVLSCCTLLYHRVQRRCQRDAAEPLLTLERDGFAGRSPRSGSRVSHYFQLVFLLCWAPAFLLTLLSFTSIKPTSVFALYIATALSTSLQGFLHSLVYGWLRHNFWQEVVGKSLSLQHPRGLRAFYDESLGAVP; encoded by the exons atGATGACACGGGGGCACCAGCTTCTTGATGCTGCTTCATCCACGGATGCTCAAGGGTGCTGGGGCTCCATgccctgtgcctggtgctcctGCTGTGTCCCTGCCACAGGACACTGGGGCtggagctcatctcaatctctccTCCAGGTCTTTCTGCTGACGTGCATCTACCTGCCGGCCTCGCTGCTgag CCTCCTGGGCAGTGGATCCGTCCTCGCTGTCACTTCCTGGCGGAGACGATGCTGCCACATCCAGGCGAGTCCCACtggctgccagggatgggcttTGGCCTCAGCTGAGCCCCAGGAACATCACTGCTGGGTTAATGCACAGTGGGacagggaggggagcagggggtgcaggatgatgcccagcacccagctccccaCATGCAGCCAGTGCCAGGCTTGGGAGGGACGTGGCTGTGGCAGCTCTTCAGAGCCGGGGGTGATGCCTCCAGCCAGCACTAATGCTGTCCCCTGTCCCCAGCTTCGTCCCCTTTGCCTCCTCGCCCTGGCAGATCTCCTGGCAGCCGCCTCAGTGCTGGGCACGGCCACCATCCAGGTGCTTCCAGCGCCTGTCTTCATCCCAGCCTATGCTGCCTGCCCCTATGGATGGATGCTGGCCACG ACGTTCTATGCAATCTCGTTCCTGATGGTGGTTGTCTACGCGTTCGAGTCCTACCGCATGGTGCACGGCTGGAGAGCCCGGCAcatggcagctctgcag GAGGGAAGCGGGTGCCTGGAGCATCTGTTGCAGGAGCTGCCCTACGTCCTGGCCTG GCTGGTGCCGGCGCTGACGCTCCTGGGGCAGCTCATTGCCCGCGGTACGTCTCTCACTGACATCGCACCGGGACACCTCGAGCCCATCATGCCACAGAGGGGCAATGGCTCCCATGAGACCTACAGCCTCTACTGCTCCAG ctgcctgctcctcaTCCACCGTGCCCAGGATATCTGCTATGAG TATGTCAGCAGGAAGGACGTGGGCCTGGAGGGGAAAATCATCTTCTTCTTGTAcctgctgctggtgctcagcTGCTGCACG CTCCTGTACCACAGGGTGCAGCGCCGGTGCCAGAGGGACGCCGCGGAGCCACTGCTGACGCTGGAGAGGGACGGCTTTGCAGGCAGGAGCCCCCGCAGTGGCAGCAGAGTTTCCCACTACTTCCAGCTggttttcctgctctgctgggctCCAG CCTTCCTCCTCACCCTCCTCTCCTTCACCAGCATCAAACCTACCTCGGTCTTTGCCCTCTACATTGCCACA GCCCTGAGCACCTCCCTGCAGGGCTTCCTGCACAGCCTGGTCTATGGGTGGCTGAGGCACAACTTCTGGCAGGAGGTGGTGGGCAAgagcctctccctgcagcacccccggGGGCTCAGGGCGTTCTATGATGAGTCCCTGGGGGCTGTTCCCTAA
- the LOC136008640 gene encoding uncharacterized protein LOC136008640 isoform X4, with product MMTRGHQLLDAASSTDAQGCWGSMPCAWCSCCVPATGHWGWSSSQSLLQVFLLTCIYLPASLLSLLGSGSVLAVTSWRRRCCHIQLRPLCLLALADLLAAASVLGTATIQVLPAPVFIPAYAACPYGWMLATTFYAISFLMVVVYAFESYRMVHGWRARHMAALQEGSGCLEHLLQELPYVLAWLVPALTLLGQLIARGTSLTDIAPGHLEPIMPQRGNGSHETYSLYCSSCLLLIHRAQDICYEYVSRKDVGLEGKIIFFLYLLLVLSCCTLLYHRVQRRCQRDAAEPLLTLERDGFAGRSPRSGSRVSHYFQLVFLLCWAPAFLLTLLSFTSIKPTSVFALYIATALSTSLQGFLHSLVYGWLRHNFWQEVVGKSLSLQHPRGLRAFYDESLGAVP from the exons atGATGACACGGGGGCACCAGCTTCTTGATGCTGCTTCATCCACGGATGCTCAAGGGTGCTGGGGCTCCATgccctgtgcctggtgctcctGCTGTGTCCCTGCCACAGGACACTGGGGCtggagctcatctcaatctctccTCCAGGTCTTTCTGCTGACGTGCATCTACCTGCCGGCCTCGCTGCTgag CCTCCTGGGCAGTGGATCCGTCCTCGCTGTCACTTCCTGGCGGAGACGATGCTGCCACATCCAG CTTCGTCCCCTTTGCCTCCTCGCCCTGGCAGATCTCCTGGCAGCCGCCTCAGTGCTGGGCACGGCCACCATCCAGGTGCTTCCAGCGCCTGTCTTCATCCCAGCCTATGCTGCCTGCCCCTATGGATGGATGCTGGCCACG ACGTTCTATGCAATCTCGTTCCTGATGGTGGTTGTCTACGCGTTCGAGTCCTACCGCATGGTGCACGGCTGGAGAGCCCGGCAcatggcagctctgcag GAGGGAAGCGGGTGCCTGGAGCATCTGTTGCAGGAGCTGCCCTACGTCCTGGCCTG GCTGGTGCCGGCGCTGACGCTCCTGGGGCAGCTCATTGCCCGCGGTACGTCTCTCACTGACATCGCACCGGGACACCTCGAGCCCATCATGCCACAGAGGGGCAATGGCTCCCATGAGACCTACAGCCTCTACTGCTCCAG ctgcctgctcctcaTCCACCGTGCCCAGGATATCTGCTATGAG TATGTCAGCAGGAAGGACGTGGGCCTGGAGGGGAAAATCATCTTCTTCTTGTAcctgctgctggtgctcagcTGCTGCACG CTCCTGTACCACAGGGTGCAGCGCCGGTGCCAGAGGGACGCCGCGGAGCCACTGCTGACGCTGGAGAGGGACGGCTTTGCAGGCAGGAGCCCCCGCAGTGGCAGCAGAGTTTCCCACTACTTCCAGCTggttttcctgctctgctgggctCCAG CCTTCCTCCTCACCCTCCTCTCCTTCACCAGCATCAAACCTACCTCGGTCTTTGCCCTCTACATTGCCACA GCCCTGAGCACCTCCCTGCAGGGCTTCCTGCACAGCCTGGTCTATGGGTGGCTGAGGCACAACTTCTGGCAGGAGGTGGTGGGCAAgagcctctccctgcagcacccccggGGGCTCAGGGCGTTCTATGATGAGTCCCTGGGGGCTGTTCCCTAA
- the LOC136008640 gene encoding uncharacterized protein LOC136008640 isoform X2, whose amino-acid sequence MMTRGHQLLDAASSTDAQGCWGSMPCAWCSCCVPATGHWGWSSSQSLLQVFLLTCIYLPASLLSLLGSGSVLAVTSWRRRCCHIQASPTGCQGWALASAEPQEHHCWVNAQWDREGSRGCRMMPSTQLPTCSQCQAWEGRGCGSSSEPGVMPPASTNAVPCPQLRPLCLLALADLLAAASVLGTATIQVLPAPVFIPAYAACPYGWMLATTFYAISFLMVVVYAFESYRMVHGWRARHMAALQEGSGCLEHLLQELPYVLAWLVPALTLLGQLIARGTSLTDIAPGHLEPIMPQRGNGSHETYSLYCSSCLLLIHRAQDICYEEGRGPGGENHLLLVPAAGAQLLHAPVPQGAAPVPEGRRGATADAGEGRLCRQEPPQWQQSFPLLPAGFPALLGSSLPPHPPLLHQHQTYLGLCPLHCHSPEHLPAGLPAQPGLWVAEAQLLAGGGGQEPLPAAPPGAQGVL is encoded by the exons atGATGACACGGGGGCACCAGCTTCTTGATGCTGCTTCATCCACGGATGCTCAAGGGTGCTGGGGCTCCATgccctgtgcctggtgctcctGCTGTGTCCCTGCCACAGGACACTGGGGCtggagctcatctcaatctctccTCCAGGTCTTTCTGCTGACGTGCATCTACCTGCCGGCCTCGCTGCTgag CCTCCTGGGCAGTGGATCCGTCCTCGCTGTCACTTCCTGGCGGAGACGATGCTGCCACATCCAGGCGAGTCCCACtggctgccagggatgggcttTGGCCTCAGCTGAGCCCCAGGAACATCACTGCTGGGTTAATGCACAGTGGGacagggaggggagcagggggtgcaggatgatgcccagcacccagctccccaCATGCAGCCAGTGCCAGGCTTGGGAGGGACGTGGCTGTGGCAGCTCTTCAGAGCCGGGGGTGATGCCTCCAGCCAGCACTAATGCTGTCCCCTGTCCCCAGCTTCGTCCCCTTTGCCTCCTCGCCCTGGCAGATCTCCTGGCAGCCGCCTCAGTGCTGGGCACGGCCACCATCCAGGTGCTTCCAGCGCCTGTCTTCATCCCAGCCTATGCTGCCTGCCCCTATGGATGGATGCTGGCCACG ACGTTCTATGCAATCTCGTTCCTGATGGTGGTTGTCTACGCGTTCGAGTCCTACCGCATGGTGCACGGCTGGAGAGCCCGGCAcatggcagctctgcag GAGGGAAGCGGGTGCCTGGAGCATCTGTTGCAGGAGCTGCCCTACGTCCTGGCCTG GCTGGTGCCGGCGCTGACGCTCCTGGGGCAGCTCATTGCCCGCGGTACGTCTCTCACTGACATCGCACCGGGACACCTCGAGCCCATCATGCCACAGAGGGGCAATGGCTCCCATGAGACCTACAGCCTCTACTGCTCCAG ctgcctgctcctcaTCCACCGTGCCCAGGATATCTGCTATGAG GAAGGACGTGGGCCTGGAGGGGAAAATCATCTTCTTCTTGTAcctgctgctggtgctcagcTGCTGCACG CTCCTGTACCACAGGGTGCAGCGCCGGTGCCAGAGGGACGCCGCGGAGCCACTGCTGACGCTGGAGAGGGACGGCTTTGCAGGCAGGAGCCCCCGCAGTGGCAGCAGAGTTTCCCACTACTTCCAGCTggttttcctgctctgctgggctCCAG CCTTCCTCCTCACCCTCCTCTCCTTCACCAGCATCAAACCTACCTCGGTCTTTGCCCTCTACATTGCCACA GCCCTGAGCACCTCCCTGCAGGGCTTCCTGCACAGCCTGGTCTATGGGTGGCTGAGGCACAACTTCTGGCAGGAGGTGGTGGGCAAgagcctctccctgcagcacccccggGGGCTCAGGGCGTTCTATGA
- the GCC1 gene encoding GRIP and coiled-coil domain-containing protein 1, with product MEKFGMNFGGGPSKKDLLETIESQKKQLLQYQVRLKDVVRAYKSLLKEKEALEASLKVLSVSHEADVGLSGAQPVSVVSSSSSFADCADDRSSVHSEDSVGTAASADTAASLASTKGEAGPEDDKLVAAASSSVKSEETSGSESGMSTSSGDVPSAASEADKRVLQLKTQLATLTSALATVTQEKSRMEASYQAEKRKMKQDLDDAAKKAEDETEKLEAELKCVQEQLAETKARLITQQHDRAQEQSDHAVMLRELQKLLQSERASRQDAELKLEETREVLAGRACVAERAEGYELQIKQLSQEVEDLKRELQDIQEENKKPDPRIQDLQEEMASLKNHFQVQLLQEMKKAAQAEEQLRQHAQMEERRVADLEGQVSEVSELLGTYEKAKQKDQVIIQKLKDRIVQLDLENKTLAIAASSRAPGDVHVEEANLDVNVLKDKMEKLKKLLQAAAKKSETPLDIEKLCELELPKGTEAGDGEKATAVYYQQELKQLKEEFERYKMRAQVVLKNKSTKDINLSKDLEEAQEQLADLKEKYVVLQLASDEMERQHQQDMEAKKQELSQLQQIHRQELERCQLDYRERALKLEEEMHKQRDRALAVLAEKDQELEQLRAVTLPYGLQGSKNYLVSDSACNDSPGNDSSEILPQALHLSTTSEPTFILYAEQLARKEVDIVALRKQKHKLEMQVHHLQKKILVEEEKHREEVSALQSEIEKNFRDKSREGANLEYLKNIVYRFLTLPDALGRQQTLTAILTILHFSPEEKQIITKQSASSSWWLAGKR from the exons ATGGAGAAGTTTGGCATGAACTTTGGAGGTGGCCCAAGTAAGAAAGATCTTCTAGAGACTATTGAATCAcaaaagaagcagctgcttcagTACCAGGTTCGGCTGAAGGATGTTGTCAGAGCCTACAAGAGTCTGCTCAAGGAGAAGGAGGCCTTGGAAGCCAGCTTGAAAGTGTTGTCTGTATCTCATGAGGCAGATGTTGGCTTGAGTGGTGCTCAGCCTGTGTCTGTGGTCAGCTCCAGCTCTTCCTTTGCTGATTGTGCTGATGACAGGAGCTCTGTTCACAGTGAAGATAGCGTGGGGACAGCTGCCAGTGCAGacactgctgccagcctggccaGTACCAAGGGTGAAGCAGGGCCTGAGGATGATAAGCTCgtggctgctgcttcttcctctgttAAATCAGAGGAGACGAGTGGTTCAGAGAGTGGCATGAGCACGAGCAGTGGGGACGTACCATCTGCTGCCAGTGAGGCTGATAAAAGAGTTCTGCAGCTGAAGACCCAACTGGCCACCCTGACCAGTGCTCTGGCAACAGTCACGCAGGAGAAGTCCCGCATGGAAGCCTCCTACCaagcagaaaagaggaagatgaagcAGGACCTGGATGATGCTGCTAAGAAAGCAGAGGATGAGACTGAGAAGCTGGAGGCAGAGCTGAAGTGTGTCCAGGAGCAGCTGGCTGAGACCAAAGCCCGTCTGATCACCCAGCAGCATGACAGGGCTCAGGAGCAGAGTGACCACGCTGTTATGCTGCGggagctgcagaagctgctgcagagtgAGAGGGCTTCACGCCAGGATGCTGAGCTGAAGCTGGAGGAGACCAGGGAGGTGCTGGCTGGGAGAGCCTGCGTGGCTGAGCGAGCAGAGGGCTACGAGCTGCAGATCAAGCAGCTGAGCCAGGAGGTGGAGGACCTGAAGAGAGAGCTGCAGGATATTCAGGAGGAGAACAAGAAGCCAGACCCGCGGATACAGGATCTGCAGGAGGAGATGGCCAGCCTCAAGAACCACTTCCAAGTGCAGCTGTTGCAGGAGATGAAGAAG GCTgcacaggcagaggagcagctccGCCAGCACGCCCAGATGGAGGAGAGGCGAGTGGCTGACCTGGAAGGCCAGGTCTCTGAGGTGTCGGAACTCCTTGGCACCTATGAGAAAGCCAAGCAGAAGGACCAAGTGATCATCCAGAAGCTGAAGGACCGCATTGTACAGCTGGACCTGGAGAACAAAACCCTAGCCATCGCTGCCTCCAGCCGAGCCCCTGGGGATGTTCACGTGGAAGAAGCCAACCTGGATGTTAATGTTCTGAAGGATAAAATGGAGAAGCTGAAAAAGCTCTTGCAGGCAGCAGCTAAGAAGAGTGAAACCCCTCTGGACATCGAGAAGCTGTGTGAGCTGGAGCTGCCAAAGGGCACTGAGGCTGGGGATGGCGAGAAGGCCACTGCTGTGTACTaccagcaggagctgaagcagcTCAAGGAAGAGTTTGAGAGGTACAAGATGAGGGCACAAGTGGTTCTCAAGAACAAGTCAACCAAAGACATCAACTTGTCTAAAGACCTGGAGGAAGCTCAGGAGCAGCTGGCTGACCTGAAAGAGAAATACGTTGTGCTGCAGCTGGCCTCTGATGAAATGGAgaggcagcaccagcaggacATGGAAGCCAAGAAGCAAGAGttgtcccagctgcagcagatcCATAGGCAGGAGTTAGAGAGGTGCCAGCTGGACTACAGGGAACGGGCGctgaagctggaggaggagatgcaCAAACAGCGGGACCgagccctggcagtgctggcagaaaaggaccaggagctggagcagctgagagCTGTCACACTGCCTTATGGGCTTCAAGGGTCCAAAAACTACCTTGTGTCAGACAGTGCTTGCAATGACTCCCCAGGTAATGATTCCTCGGAGATTCTCCCCCAGGCTCTTCACCTCTCCACCACCAGTGAGCCCACCTTCATCTTGTACGCGGAGCAGCTGGCTCGCAAAGAAGTGGACATTGTTGCCCTGAGGAAGCAGAAGCACAAGCTGGAAATGCAAGTTCACCACCTCCAGAAGAAGATCTTGGTTGAGGAGGAGAAGCACCGGGAAGAGGTGTCTGCACTTCAAAGTGAGATCGAGAAGAACTTCAGGGATAAGAGCAGAGAAGGAGCCAACCTGGAGTACCTCAAGAACATCGTGTACCGGTTCCTGACGCTGCCGGACGCGCTGGGGCGGCAGCAGACTCTCACAGCCATCCTCACCATCCTGCACTTCAGCCCGGAGGAAAAACAGATCATCACAAAGCAGTCAGCTTCCAGCAGCTGGTGGCTAGCTGGCAAGAGATGA
- the ARF5 gene encoding ADP-ribosylation factor 5 — protein MGLTVSAIFSRIFGKKQMRILMVGLDAAGKTTILYKLKLGEIVTTIPTIGFNVETVEYKNICFTVWDVGGQDKIRPLWRHYFQNTQGLIFVVDSNDRERVQESAEELQKMLQEDELRDAVLLVFANKQDMPNAMAVSELTDKLGLQALRSRTWYVQATCATQGTGLYDGLDWLSHELSKR, from the exons ATGGGCCTCACGGTCTCCGCCATCTTCTCCCGCATCTTCGGCAAGAAGCAGATGCGGATCCTGATGG TGGGGCTGGACGCAGCCGGCAAGACCACGATCCTCTATAAACTGAAGCTGGGTGAGATCGTCACCACCATCCCCACCATCG GGTTCAACGTGGAGACAGTGGAATACAAGAACATTTGCTTCACCGTCTGGGATGTTGGTGGTCAGGACAAAATCCGGCCCCTCTGGAGGCACTACTTCCAGAATACACAG GGTCTCATCTTCGTGGTGGACAGCAACGACCGGGAGCGAGTGCAGGAAtctgctgaggagctgcagaagaTG CTGCAGGAGGACGAGCTGCGGGACGCCGTCTTGCTGGTGTTTGCCAACAAGCAGGACATGCCCAACGCCATGGCCGTGAGCGAGCTGACCGAcaagctggggctgcaggcgcTGCGCAGCCGGACC TGGTACGTGCAGGCCACGTGTGCCACCCAGGGCACGGGGCTTTACGACGGGCTGGACTGGCTCTCGCACGAGCTCTCCAAGCGCTAG